Proteins encoded in a region of the Burkholderia ubonensis subsp. mesacidophila genome:
- a CDS encoding arginine/lysine/ornithine decarboxylase: MKFRFPVVIIDEDFRSENISGSGIRALAEAIEKEGVEVLGLTSYGDLTSFAQQSSRASCFILSIDDDELMLGETGPDGELPELATAIIELRAFVSEVRRRNADIPIFLYGETRTSRHLPNDILRELHGFIHMFEDTPEFVARHIIREAKVYLDSLAPPFFKELVKYADEGSYSWHCPGHSGGVAFLKNPLGQMFHQFFGENMLRADVCNAVDELGQLLDHTGPVAASERNAARIFSADHLFFVTNGTSTSNKIVWHATVAPGDIVLVDRNCHKSILHAITMTGAIPVFLTPTRNHFGIIGPIPRDEFKPENIRKKIEANPFAREAMRQNPEMKPRILTITQSTYDGVVYNVEMIKDLLGDLLDTLHFDEAWLPHATFHDFYRDMHAIGDGRPRTGALVFATHSTHKLLAGISQASQIVVQDSENRTFDKHRFNEAYLMHTSTSPQYAIIASCDVAAAMMEPPGGTALVEESIAEAIDFRRAMRKVDAEYGDDWFFSVWGPEDLAQEGIGSREDWMLKPNDRWHGFGPLAEGFNMLDPIKATIITPGLDVDGEFGETGIPAAIVTKYLAEHGIIVEKTGLYSFFIMFTIGITKGRWNSMVTELQQFKDDYDNNQPLWRVLPEFVAQHPRYERVGLRDLCTQIHDVYRANDIARLTTEMYLSDMEPAMKPSDAFAKLAHRKIDRVPLDELEGRVTSILLTPYPPGIPLLIPGERFNKTIVNYLRFARDFNERFPGFHTDIHGLVAEEVNGRVEYFVDCVRD, from the coding sequence ATGAAGTTTCGTTTCCCCGTCGTCATCATCGACGAAGATTTCCGCTCCGAGAACATCTCGGGCTCCGGCATCCGGGCACTGGCCGAAGCGATCGAGAAGGAGGGCGTCGAAGTCCTCGGCCTCACGAGCTACGGCGATCTGACGTCGTTCGCGCAGCAGTCGAGCCGCGCGTCGTGCTTCATCCTGTCGATCGACGACGACGAACTCATGCTCGGCGAGACCGGCCCGGACGGCGAGCTGCCCGAGCTGGCCACCGCGATCATCGAGCTGCGCGCGTTCGTCAGCGAAGTGCGCCGCCGCAACGCGGACATCCCGATCTTCCTGTACGGCGAGACGCGCACGTCGCGCCACCTGCCGAACGACATCCTGCGCGAGCTGCACGGCTTCATCCACATGTTCGAGGACACGCCGGAGTTCGTCGCGCGCCACATCATCCGCGAGGCGAAGGTCTATCTCGACTCGCTCGCGCCGCCGTTCTTCAAGGAACTGGTCAAGTACGCGGACGAAGGCTCGTACTCGTGGCACTGCCCGGGCCACTCGGGCGGCGTCGCGTTCCTGAAGAACCCGCTCGGCCAGATGTTCCACCAGTTCTTCGGCGAGAACATGCTGCGCGCGGACGTCTGCAACGCCGTCGACGAACTCGGCCAGCTGCTCGACCACACGGGCCCGGTGGCCGCGTCCGAGCGCAACGCCGCGCGCATCTTCAGCGCCGATCACCTGTTCTTCGTGACCAACGGCACGTCGACGTCGAACAAGATCGTCTGGCATGCGACGGTCGCGCCCGGCGACATCGTGCTCGTCGACCGCAACTGCCACAAGTCGATCCTGCACGCGATCACGATGACGGGCGCGATTCCGGTGTTCCTCACGCCGACGCGCAACCACTTCGGCATCATCGGCCCGATCCCGCGCGACGAGTTCAAGCCGGAGAACATCCGCAAGAAGATCGAGGCGAACCCGTTCGCGCGCGAGGCGATGCGCCAGAACCCGGAGATGAAGCCGCGGATCCTGACGATCACGCAGAGCACCTACGACGGCGTCGTCTACAACGTCGAGATGATCAAGGACCTGCTCGGCGACCTGCTCGACACGCTGCACTTCGACGAAGCGTGGCTGCCGCATGCGACGTTCCACGACTTCTACCGCGACATGCACGCGATCGGCGACGGCCGGCCGCGCACCGGCGCGCTGGTGTTCGCGACGCACTCGACGCACAAGCTGCTCGCCGGCATCTCGCAGGCGTCGCAGATCGTCGTGCAGGATTCGGAGAACCGCACGTTCGACAAGCACCGCTTCAACGAGGCGTACCTGATGCACACGTCGACGAGCCCGCAGTACGCGATCATCGCATCGTGCGACGTCGCGGCCGCGATGATGGAGCCGCCGGGCGGCACCGCGCTCGTCGAGGAATCGATCGCCGAGGCGATCGACTTCCGCCGCGCGATGCGCAAGGTGGACGCCGAGTACGGCGACGACTGGTTCTTCAGCGTGTGGGGGCCGGAAGACCTGGCGCAGGAAGGCATCGGCTCGCGCGAAGACTGGATGCTGAAGCCGAACGACCGCTGGCACGGCTTCGGCCCGCTCGCGGAAGGCTTCAACATGCTCGACCCGATCAAGGCGACGATCATCACGCCGGGGCTCGACGTGGACGGCGAATTCGGCGAGACCGGCATTCCGGCCGCGATCGTCACGAAGTACCTCGCCGAGCACGGGATCATCGTCGAGAAGACGGGCCTGTACTCGTTCTTCATCATGTTCACGATTGGCATCACGAAGGGCCGCTGGAACTCGATGGTGACCGAGCTGCAGCAGTTCAAGGACGACTACGACAACAACCAGCCGCTGTGGCGCGTGCTGCCGGAATTCGTCGCGCAGCATCCGCGCTACGAGCGCGTCGGCCTGCGCGACCTGTGCACGCAGATCCACGACGTTTACCGCGCGAACGACATCGCCCGCCTGACGACCGAGATGTACCTGTCGGACATGGAGCCGGCGATGAAGCCGTCCGACGCGTTTGCGAAGCTCGCGCACCGCAAGATCGACCGCGTGCCGCTCGACGAACTCGAAGGCCGCGTGACGAGCATCCTGCTGACGCCGTACCCGCCGGGCATTCCGCTGCTGATTCCGGGCGAGCGCTTCAACAAGACGATCGTCAACTACCTGCGGTTCGCGCGCGACTTCAACGAGCGCTTCCCGGGCTTCCACACCGACATCCACGGCCTCGTCGCGGAAGAGGTGAACGGGCGCGTCGAGTACTTCGTCGACTGCGTGCGCGATTGA
- the dcd gene encoding dCTP deaminase — MSIKSDKWIRRMAEEHKMIEPFVPDQVRASEDGRRIVSYGTSSYGYDIRCADEFKIFTNINSTIVDPKNFDEGSFVDFKGDVCIIPPNSFALARTVEYFRIPRTVLTVCLGKSTYARCGIIVNVTPFEPEWEGYVTLEFSNTTPLPAKIYANEGVAQVLFFESDEVCDVSYADRGGKYQGQRGVTLPKT; from the coding sequence ATGAGCATCAAATCCGACAAGTGGATCCGGCGCATGGCCGAAGAGCACAAGATGATCGAGCCGTTCGTGCCCGATCAGGTCCGTGCGTCCGAAGACGGCCGCAGGATCGTCAGCTACGGCACGTCGAGCTACGGCTACGACATCCGCTGCGCCGACGAATTCAAGATCTTCACGAACATCAACTCGACGATCGTCGACCCGAAGAACTTCGACGAGGGTTCGTTTGTCGATTTCAAGGGCGACGTGTGCATCATCCCGCCGAACTCGTTCGCGCTGGCCCGCACCGTCGAATATTTCCGCATTCCGCGCACCGTGCTGACGGTCTGCCTCGGCAAGTCGACCTACGCGCGCTGCGGGATCATCGTCAACGTGACGCCGTTCGAACCCGAGTGGGAAGGCTACGTCACGCTGGAATTCTCGAACACCACGCCGTTGCCCGCGAAGATCTACGCCAACGAAGGCGTCGCCCAGGTGCTCTTCTTCGAGAGCGACGAGGTGTGCGACGTGTCGTATGCGGATCGCGGCGGCAAGTATCAGGGGCAACGGGGTGTCACGCTGCCGAAAACCTGA